The proteins below come from a single Perca flavescens isolate YP-PL-M2 chromosome 8, PFLA_1.0, whole genome shotgun sequence genomic window:
- the enc2 gene encoding kelch-like protein 25, producing MSVTVHENRKSRTSTGSMNISLFHKPSHPDSVLTHLNTLRKQCMFTDVTLWAGDRSFPCHRAVLAACSRYFEAMFSGGLRESLDSDVNFRDSIHPEVLELLLDFAYSSRVIINEENAESLLEAGDMLQFHDIRDAAAEFLEKNLHSSNCLGMMLLSDAHQCKRLYELSWRMCLLHYDTVRESEDFYSLSKDKLLELILSDELEIEDEQVVFTSVMRWVRYDLEARRQHLAELLRGIRLALLPSDCLLEAVACEELLMADKRSRSIVEEAMQCKKKILQNDGVVTSPCARPRKAGHTLLILGGQTFMCDKIYQVDHKAKEIIPKAELPSPRKEFSACAIGCKVYVTGGRGSENGVSKDVWIYDTVHEEWYKGAPMLIARFGHGSAELENNLYVVGGHTAIAGVFPASPSVSLKQVERYDPLSNKWTMMAPLKDGVSNAAVVSAKLKLFVFGGTTIHRDKASKVQCYDPVGNRWDIAAECPQPWRYTAAAVLGSQIFIMGGDTEFTAASAYRFDCETNQWSRVGDMTSKRMSCHAVASGNKLYVVGGYFGTQRCKTLDCYDPTSDSWNSITTVPYSLIPTAFVSTWKHLPA from the exons ATGTCGGTGACCGTTCATGAGAACCGCAAATCCCGCACCAGCACGGGCTCCATGAACATCTCGCTATTCCACAAGCCTTCCCATCCCGACAGCGTCCTGACCCACCTGAACACGTTGAGGAAACAGTGCATGTTCACCGATGTCACGCTGTGGGCCGGGGACCGCTCTTTCCCATGCCACAG GGCTGTCTTGGCGGCGTGCAGTCGTTATTTTGAGGCCATGTTCAGCGGCGGGCTTCGAGAAAGTCTGGACAGTGACGTCAACTTCAGAGACAGCATACACCCCGAG GTCTTGGAGCTCCTGCTGGACTTTGCCTATTCTTCTCGAGTCATCATAAATGAGGAGAACGCTGAGTCATTGCTAGAGGCGGGCGACATGTTGCAGTTTCATGACATTCGGGACGCAGCAGCAGAGTTCTTAGAAAAGAACCTGCACTCCTCCAACTGCCTGGGGATGATGCTGTTATCAGACGCTCACCAGTGTAAAAGGCTGTACGAGCTGTCGTGGAGGATgtgtctgctacactatgacacG GTAAGAGAGTCTGAGGATTTCTACAGTCTGTCTAAAGATAAACTGCTGGAGCTGATTCTCAGCGATGAGCTGGAAATAGAAGATGAACAG GTTGTGTTCACCTCCGTGATGCGGTGGGTCCGATACGACTTGGAGGCTCGGCGTCAGCACTTGGCGGAGCTGCTGCGGGGCATCCGGCTGGCTCTGCTGCCGTCCGACTGTCTGCTGGAGGCCGTGGCCTGCGAAGAGCTGCTCATGGCCGACAAGAGGAGCAG GTCAATAGTTGAAGAGGCAATGCAGTGTAAGAAGAAGATCCTTCAGAATGACGGAGTAGTGACTAGTCCCTGTGCCCGGCCGCGTAAGGCAGGGCACACGCTGCTTATACTGGGGGGCCAGACCTTCATGTGTGACAAGATATACCag GTTGACCATAAAGCCAAGGAGATCATACCTAAGGCCGAGCTGCCCAGCCCCAGGAAGGAGTTCAGTGCATGTGCCATTGGATGTAAGGTTTACGtgacaggaggaagaggatcgGAGAACGGAGTCTCTAAAGACGTCTGGATCTACGACACTGTCCATGAAGAGTGGTATAAAGGAGCCCCGATGCTAATAGCCAG GTTTGGCCATGGTTCAGCTGAGTTGGAGAACAATCTCTACGTTGTTGGAGGTCACACAGCCATAGCGGGAGTTTTTCCTGCCTCTCCATCTGTCTCCCTAAAACAG GTGGAGCGGTATGACCCTCTCAGTAATAAATGGACTATGATGGCTCCTCTGAAAGACGGAGTCAGTAATGCAGCCGTGGTCAGTGCCAAACTCAAACTCTTTGTTTTTGGAGGGACCACCATCCATAGAGACAAGGCCTCCAAG GTCCAGTGCTATGACCCTGTGGGTAACCGCTGGGATATTGCGGCTGAATGCCCCCAGCCTTGGCGATACACAGCGGCTGCGGTCTTGGGGAGCCAGATCTTCATCATGGGCGGTGACACTGAATTCACCGCTGCCTCCGCTTATCGGTTTGACTGTGAAACCAATCAGTGGTCGCGGGTAGGCGACATGACGTCCAAACGGATGAGCTGCCACGCCGTGGCCTCAGGAAATAAGCTGTACGTGGTGGGGGGTTATTTTGGGACGCAGCGTTGTAAAACATTGGACTGTTACGACCCTACGTCAGACAGTTGGAACTCCATCACCACGGTGCCTTATTCACTGATCCCCACCGCCTTCGTCAGCACATGGAAACACCTTCCTGCGTAA